Proteins encoded in a region of the Zea mays cultivar B73 chromosome 2, Zm-B73-REFERENCE-NAM-5.0, whole genome shotgun sequence genome:
- the LOC103646481 gene encoding uncharacterized protein, which produces MHNVWFGLNPGAFNFRHLNGTMELYFTHQTVVEPYAVPVQMPPFPKHIFLNLDDIAELPNRTLVDIMAIVVHLDTIHRTMWGTFRKIVIMDARWSLHTIKVWGDLLNKNALRWALANENYSIIIGTMFRRFRKQECLESTDHTTIHFKPFHHNTHYFEPIQKALVARNDRQFAVRYLDEQRRR; this is translated from the exons ATGCACAACGTATGGTTTGGTCTTAATCCGGGTGCATTTAATTTTCGACATCTAAATGGTACCATGGAGTTGTATTTCACCCACCAAACTGTCGTAGAGCCATACGCTGTCCCAGTTCAAATGCCGCCATTTCCAAAACATATATTCTTGAACCTTGATGATATTGCCGAGCTGCCAAACAGGACTTTAGTTG ACATTATGGCTATTGTAGTCCACTTGGATACAATCCATCGCACAATGTGGGGTACATTCAGGAAGATTGTTATAATGGATGCtag GTGGTCTTTACATACCATTAAAGTTTGGGGCGATTTACTAAACAAAAATGCACTACGCTGGGCGTTGGCTAATGAGAATTATAGCATCATAATTGGGACCATGTTTCGGCGGTTCAGAAAACAAG AGTGTCTCGAATCAACTGACCATACAACAATACACTTCAAACCGTTCCATCACAACACCCATTATTTTGAAC CAATTCAAAAGGCTTTGGTGGCGCGAAACGATCGTCAGTTTGCTGTTAGATATCTTGACGAACAAAGGCGTAGATAG